One Agrobacterium vaccinii DNA window includes the following coding sequences:
- the purC gene encoding phosphoribosylaminoimidazolesuccinocarboxamide synthase — MNRRRRIYEGKAKILYEGPEPGTLIQFFKDDATAFNKKKHEVIDGKGVLNNRISEYLFTHLNKIGIPTHFIRRLNMREQLIKEVEMIPLEIVVRNVAAGSLSKRLGIDEGVVLPRSIIEFYYKSDALEDPMVSEEHITAFGWANPAELDDIMALAIRVNDFLSGLFLGVGIQLVDFKIECGRLYEGDMMRIILADEISPDSCRLWDIETQEKMDKDRFRRDMGGLLEAYSEVARRLGIINENEPIRGTGPVLVK; from the coding sequence ATGAACCGTCGCCGCCGTATTTACGAAGGCAAGGCCAAGATCCTTTATGAAGGTCCAGAGCCAGGAACTCTCATCCAGTTCTTCAAGGACGACGCAACCGCCTTCAACAAGAAAAAGCACGAAGTCATCGATGGTAAGGGCGTTCTGAACAACCGTATTTCGGAATATCTGTTCACGCACCTCAACAAGATCGGCATTCCCACGCACTTCATCCGCCGCCTCAACATGCGCGAGCAGTTGATCAAGGAAGTGGAGATGATCCCGCTTGAGATCGTCGTGCGCAATGTCGCCGCTGGCTCGCTCTCCAAAAGGCTGGGTATCGATGAAGGCGTGGTTCTGCCGCGCTCCATCATCGAATTCTATTACAAGTCCGATGCGCTCGAAGACCCGATGGTCTCGGAAGAGCACATTACAGCTTTCGGCTGGGCGAACCCTGCGGAACTCGATGACATCATGGCGCTTGCCATCCGCGTCAACGACTTCCTCTCGGGTCTCTTCCTCGGCGTCGGCATTCAGCTGGTCGATTTCAAGATCGAATGCGGCCGCCTTTACGAAGGCGATATGATGCGCATCATTCTGGCCGACGAGATTTCCCCCGATAGCTGCCGCCTGTGGGACATCGAGACGCAGGAAAAGATGGACAAGGACCGTTTTCGCCGCGATATGGGTGGGCTTCTGGAAGCCTATTCGGAAGTCGCGCGCCGTCTCGGCATCATCAACGAAAATGAACCGATCCGTGGCACCGGCCCGGTTCTGGTCAAGTAA
- the purS gene encoding phosphoribosylformylglycinamidine synthase subunit PurS — protein sequence MIKARVTVTLKNGVLDPQGKAIEGALGSLGFDGVGQVRQGKVFDLELNGDAAKAEADLKAMCEKLLANTVIENYSIAIL from the coding sequence GTGATCAAGGCACGGGTGACTGTTACGCTGAAGAACGGCGTTCTCGATCCGCAGGGTAAGGCAATCGAAGGCGCCCTCGGCAGCCTCGGTTTCGATGGCGTCGGCCAGGTCCGTCAAGGCAAGGTCTTCGATCTGGAACTGAACGGCGACGCGGCAAAGGCCGAAGCCGACCTGAAGGCGATGTGCGAAAAGCTGCTCGCCAACACGGTGATCGAAAACTACTCTATCGCTATTCTCTGA
- the purQ gene encoding phosphoribosylformylglycinamidine synthase subunit PurQ — protein sequence MKSAVVQLPGLNRDRDMIAALTRISGKAPVTIWQTETEIPDVDLIVIPGGFSYGDYLRCGAIAARMPVMQAIREKAEQGVKVLGVCNGFQILVEAGMLPGALMRNASLKFVCREVKLEVVNNDTEFTRAYDKGQIIRSPVAHHDGNYFVEQEQLKALEDNGQVVFRYAEGTNPNGSLNDIAGVINTKGNVLGMMPHPENLIEAAHGGNDGRGLFASALGVIAA from the coding sequence ATGAAATCCGCAGTCGTCCAGCTTCCGGGCCTCAATCGCGACCGTGACATGATCGCGGCTTTGACACGGATTTCCGGCAAGGCACCTGTCACCATCTGGCAGACCGAAACCGAAATCCCCGATGTCGATCTAATCGTCATCCCCGGTGGCTTTTCCTATGGTGACTACCTGCGTTGCGGCGCCATTGCCGCGCGCATGCCCGTCATGCAGGCCATCCGTGAGAAGGCGGAACAGGGCGTCAAGGTTCTGGGCGTCTGCAACGGCTTCCAGATTCTGGTCGAAGCAGGCATGCTACCGGGTGCCCTGATGCGCAATGCATCGCTCAAATTCGTCTGCCGTGAAGTGAAGCTCGAAGTCGTCAACAACGACACAGAATTCACCCGCGCCTACGACAAGGGCCAGATCATCCGCTCGCCCGTCGCCCACCACGATGGCAACTACTTCGTTGAGCAGGAACAGCTCAAGGCTCTCGAAGATAACGGTCAGGTCGTGTTCCGTTATGCCGAAGGCACCAATCCCAATGGTTCGCTCAACGACATCGCCGGTGTGATCAACACCAAGGGCAATGTACTGGGCATGATGCCGCACCCGGAAAACCTCATTGAAGCCGCCCATGGTGGCAATGACGGTCGCGGCCTCTTCGCCTCCGCTCTGGGCGTCATCGCAGCTTAA
- a CDS encoding DUF1127 domain-containing protein, whose amino-acid sequence MRKLDQYLSTIDTMYPDSYARERVFRDDGEMVSPAPFQAEPRTVFERLLGVFGQWQRKRNTRLALRELTAEELADIGITRQDAMREFSKARLFSLPRSF is encoded by the coding sequence ATGCGTAAGCTGGATCAATATCTTTCGACAATAGATACAATGTACCCCGATAGCTATGCGCGGGAGCGTGTTTTCCGCGATGATGGCGAAATGGTCAGCCCTGCGCCTTTTCAGGCCGAGCCGCGCACCGTCTTCGAGCGGCTGTTGGGTGTATTCGGCCAATGGCAGCGTAAGCGTAACACCCGTCTGGCACTGCGTGAACTGACCGCGGAAGAATTGGCGGACATTGGAATTACGCGGCAGGATGCAATGCGCGAGTTTTCCAAGGCACGCCTGTTCTCACTGCCGCGCTCGTTTTAA
- a CDS encoding PLP-dependent aminotransferase family protein yields MTNWRPDLSQGTGPIYVRLADHIETAISEGTLPPGTKLPPQRNLAFDLGVTIGTISRAYALIHERGLVSGEVGRGTYVNASKTPRPATKPEHAVSDLGGTRPSAETPNKYRLNTTAAPDIGQNLLIDRHISDIVKECSPKIADYVRAFPPEWAQAGVRWLTQGDWSPMVDNIVPTLGAHAAIMGIITAMTSPGDRIVFEPVTYSQIARAAILAGRRASVVESDEQGIVPEDFERICAQQHPKMVFLMPTGQNPTCAVLPEARRRAIANIAHRYNVWIIEDNLYGAMVSSQPPMIAQFAPDLTFVVGGLSKSVSAGVRGGWVACPSNFATRIRISHAMMTGGLPFLLAELSARMVNSGDAHDIRRDVTDEIKAREQIARKAFASFEFNSMPDIPFLWLKLPEPWLSGTFRSAAIKEGILIDDEDEFKAGRSEKVFHRVRISFSAPRTREELTDAFGILRQLLDNGSAGYEGVA; encoded by the coding sequence ATGACAAATTGGCGTCCAGATTTATCGCAAGGCACCGGTCCGATTTACGTACGACTTGCCGACCATATTGAAACCGCCATATCCGAAGGCACCCTGCCGCCTGGCACCAAACTGCCGCCGCAGCGAAATCTCGCCTTCGATCTGGGGGTAACAATCGGCACGATCAGCCGCGCCTACGCGCTGATCCACGAGCGCGGCCTTGTCAGCGGCGAAGTCGGACGTGGTACCTATGTCAATGCAAGCAAGACACCCCGGCCCGCGACAAAGCCGGAACATGCGGTCTCTGACTTGGGCGGCACGCGGCCAAGTGCCGAAACACCCAACAAATATCGGCTGAACACGACAGCCGCTCCCGATATCGGCCAGAACCTGCTAATCGACCGGCACATCTCCGATATCGTAAAGGAGTGCTCTCCAAAGATCGCCGATTATGTCAGGGCGTTCCCGCCAGAGTGGGCACAGGCCGGTGTTCGCTGGTTGACCCAGGGTGACTGGTCTCCAATGGTCGACAACATTGTCCCCACGCTGGGCGCGCATGCGGCCATCATGGGCATCATCACCGCCATGACCTCGCCGGGCGACAGGATCGTGTTCGAGCCCGTCACCTATTCCCAGATTGCCCGTGCCGCGATTCTGGCCGGTCGCCGTGCGTCTGTGGTGGAGAGCGACGAACAGGGCATCGTCCCCGAAGATTTCGAGCGGATCTGCGCACAGCAGCATCCGAAGATGGTCTTCCTCATGCCGACAGGCCAGAACCCGACCTGCGCCGTGCTGCCAGAGGCGCGCCGTCGCGCCATTGCCAATATCGCTCACCGGTACAATGTCTGGATCATCGAAGACAATCTCTACGGCGCAATGGTCAGCAGCCAGCCGCCGATGATTGCACAATTCGCGCCTGATCTTACCTTCGTCGTCGGCGGCCTGTCGAAATCTGTCTCCGCTGGTGTCCGTGGCGGTTGGGTAGCCTGCCCCTCGAATTTCGCCACGCGCATCCGCATATCCCACGCCATGATGACCGGCGGCCTGCCCTTCCTCTTGGCGGAGCTGAGTGCCCGCATGGTCAATAGTGGCGATGCGCATGATATCCGCAGAGACGTCACAGACGAGATCAAGGCCCGCGAACAGATCGCCCGCAAAGCCTTTGCCAGTTTCGAATTCAATTCGATGCCGGACATTCCCTTCCTCTGGCTCAAGCTGCCGGAACCGTGGCTATCAGGCACCTTCCGCAGCGCCGCGATCAAGGAAGGCATTCTCATCGATGACGAGGATGAGTTCAAAGCCGGGCGTTCGGAAAAAGTCTTCCACCGCGTCCGCATCAGTTTTTCCGCACCCAGAACCCGCGAAGAACTGACAGACGCTTTCGGCATTCTGCGGCAACTGCTGGACAACGGCTCTGCCGGGTATGAGGGCGTGGCCTAA